The following proteins come from a genomic window of Flavobacterium crocinum:
- a CDS encoding DUF6630 family protein: MKSKLYFVMLLILIILIIIIGFTYNLNVKYWAWIVGGLVLYIWCKDVLTGTKWFEKPKKIIKQIPDIIQEEKVEMTYDEYIASLPDLKKIEKEGYVELTDLCVATENQQKLFDFFKTVKDFSADDDYMTTLNYVIEYLDKNKIHFIMSLDWKASINDLKWRINSSLKDNYGLTIDLPKQEDYEERATVSFDNVFEDFDKPLRNKGIQMGFIDTQSDEYVIFLHKIADKQKVEKSVEKIGYKYHEK; this comes from the coding sequence ATGAAATCTAAACTATATTTTGTAATGCTGTTAATACTGATAATTCTAATCATTATCATTGGTTTTACATACAACTTAAATGTAAAATACTGGGCTTGGATAGTTGGAGGGCTTGTTTTATATATTTGGTGCAAAGATGTTTTAACAGGAACTAAATGGTTTGAAAAACCAAAGAAAATCATCAAACAGATACCCGATATTATTCAGGAAGAGAAAGTAGAAATGACATACGATGAATATATAGCATCATTACCGGATTTGAAAAAAATAGAAAAAGAAGGTTATGTAGAATTAACGGATTTATGTGTAGCGACAGAAAACCAACAAAAACTTTTTGACTTCTTTAAAACAGTAAAAGACTTTTCGGCAGATGATGATTATATGACAACCCTGAATTATGTAATAGAATATTTAGACAAAAACAAAATCCATTTTATAATGTCGCTAGATTGGAAAGCATCGATTAATGATTTAAAATGGAGAATAAATTCATCATTGAAAGACAATTATGGTTTGACTATTGACTTGCCAAAACAAGAAGATTATGAAGAAAGAGCCACTGTTTCATTTGACAATGTATTTGAAGACTTCGACAAACCTTTGAGAAATAAAGGCATCCAAATGGGATTTATTGATACACAATCGGACGAATATGTAATCTTTCTGCACAAAATTGCAGACAAACAAAAAGTAGAAAAATCTGTTGAGAAAATTGGATACAAATATCACGAGAAATAA